ATATCCTTGTCTCTATCATGCTGAATGATATACACTTTTAAGTATAGGTTTCATGTTGTATATTACCTTGTGCCGAatgcttaaaaaaaaacctCTGCTTCTCTAGCTTTCAGTAATGAATGATCGAATATATATATTAACTGTTTTCTTTGTTCAGTTCATTGTTACAACCTTCTAATCCTGATTGAATGACtttaaatttcatatcacaataTATTAACTAGTGATATGCGCATGGTACAGCTGAGCTCATCCTTTGCCATACACCCATACTCTGTAGTCAATCATGCTTTTAGCCCTTTGTTTTGAAGTTGTCAAGGAACACCTGAATATTTAGTTGGGATTTCTGCCTCTCgtgcttatatattttttacatgTACTGGCCTTGTAGACTGGAACAGGGTTCATCAAGATAGAGAAATCCAATGGCAGCTGCATTGACCTGGGACCAGTCTCCCCTGCATCTGGCCGCAATGTGTCTTGCAAGGGAAATCCAGCAACAAATGAATGGATTCCATCTTCATGACACGGTATGAGAAATTCAtgaccttttttcttttttagtgaTCACTGACCCCATCTTTGTCCTCGGAAAACTTAGTCCGGTTCTTTTGTTCCAGATAGCTCCAATCTCGAACCTACCTAATAGGAGTGATATATGACTTTGTTTAATTATGGATCCCTATCGTCAAGAGATCTCTATCAGCAATTTGGCATGGTATTCTATAAACATTTGAGTGCAAGTGACATTTGTGTTGTGGTTCCCAAAAGATACAGACACCTATGTGCAGCTAAGATTTGTCACTTTTGATCCCTAAATATGAATATGAGCTGGAACAGTTCAATTTTAGCGGCATTGTGTACTGCAGCTTTTCCATTAACTTGCAGCTTGTTCATGAAAATGTTGTTCCTCATCAGAATTCTGTGAATCGCTTTGGTTATGGTAAAGATGATTGCATTATTGCAGGCAAAGATTTAGGCATTGGATGCGTTTCTCTTCCGTATGCTGCTGCATCCAGGGAAGCTGTAATTTGAGAGTTGAGTTCAAGGGTGTCAATTAGTGTTGAATATTAGCCACAGGGGTTTAATTCCACCATGATTTCCACTGGATTTGGTAATGTttatgttttcttaaaaaaaataatttgacaTTGGATTAACTCCCCCCTTCCCTGCTCATCCAACAGACTGTGGACAATTTTGGCATGTCCGATTATGGCAATTTTTAATCAATCCACAAAATCTAGAACACGGTCTCGGCATCCGATGGACGGCAGACGACGAGGCAGCACGTGTGAAGATTCTCGCCCATCCTCCGCTATTTTAAAAGCGATCCGAGTCCCAAAGCCCTCCTCCCTCTTTTCGGGCGGCCAAGGCGAAGAAGAAGTCGAAAGGAGGATGGAATCATCGTTATCCGACGAGACCCTGTTCGGGACGGCTCTCGTGACCCTGTACGTGATGTGCCCGCTTACCGTCCTCTCCCTCCGCTTCCTAGCCGCACCCTACGGCCGCCACGCCCGCTCCGGGTGGGGTCCCGCCCTCCCCGCGGCCCTGGCCTGGGCCCTCATGGAGAGCCCCACCCTGTGGctcaccctcctcctcctcccccgcgGCCGCCACCGCTCCCACCCCCTCGCCCTCACCATCCTCGCCCTCTACCTCCTCCACTACATCCACCGCACCGTCGTCTACCCTCTCCGCCTCTCCATCAAGTCCAAGTCCAAGTCCGGCTTCCCCCTCGTCATCGCCCTCGTCGCCTTCTCCTTCAACCTCCTCAACGCCTACCTCCAGGCCCGCTCCGCCTCCCACTATGCCGAGTACCCGGCGGCCTCCTCCGCCTTCGCCTTCGGGTTGTGGGTATGGCTGCGGGTTCTGGTAGGGATGGGGATCTTCTTCTGGGGCATGTCGGTGAACATACGGTCGGATCTGGCGCTGTTGAGGCTCAAGGCGGAGGGGGGAGGGTACAGGATCCCGCGGGGCGGGTGGTTCGAGTGGGTGAGCTGCCCCAACTACATGGGGGAGGCGGCGGAGTGGCTGGGATGGGCGGTGGTGGCCTGCTCTCCGGCGGCGCTGGCCTTCTTTCTCTACACTTGTTCCAACCTGGTGCCCAGGGCTAGGGCGCATCACCAGTGGTACCTGGAGAAGTTCGGGGAGGACTACCCCAGGTCCAGGAAAGCCGTCGTGCCCTTCGTCTACTGATGTACGCGGAATCCGTTGCGGACGCTGGCTTCTAGAAGGGGTCGATTCAGCTGATTTTCTTTTTACAATCCCACCTTTCACCTTCGATCTAGCGATGAAATTTTGTTCGGTGTAATGGAGTGAGGAAAAAACATGCAATCAATAAATCATTGTCCGGTGTTctgaaatttattattattattattattattattttgttgcaTCCTTttcactaaaaaaaataaaaataaataaataaatcattcTCTCTCAGTATTGGGTAGCGAGGGAATTCTTAATatcttttttctctattttttgttgGAAGCAAGTGAAACAACTTAAACAACTTTGCACATTTGATTTGTGTCCATTAAAATTAGAATCAGAGTGCTTATATTTTCTAATGTAATTGGCCCGCAATAAAAGTtgaaatcaaaatcaaatgagaatattaggaaaaaaataaaaattatgttttgaaGAATTggagcattttttttattttcttctgaaatcgaaatgaaaatgaaacttttttcgacccaaaaaaaaaacattcatttttaacttttttttaaaaaatatttatttttttaaaaaaaattagctcTTCCTAATTAtcgataaaataatataaaacgaGCAATGCAGGCGCTGGTCTGCTAGAAACGGCTTAAACGCCCCATCCTCTCATGATTATTTTGTCTCCGAAAAAATGACACCTTTTCTTTTAACAAAGATGCACAGCAGCACAAGCTTCTTTGGTGACATGTACGGTTGATGTTGGTCGTATATCCCTTGCTTGCGACCAGCTTGGAGAAATGAAAACCTTAGAATTACCATAGACGAGGGCCAACTAGGTGCCTAAATCACCTTGATACCTAGTGTCTGCTGCAGTTCACCTAAGAATAAACAGAAAAGGATCCTGCTTCCAGAAACCTAAAACAGTGTCGATTTGGAAATGGAGCGCCGTCTATCTCCTGATCTCGGGCAATGAAGACATACAACCGAAAATCTTGACTGATCAAGTGAAAAAGCTAACAAGTTAAAGATAGATCTACCAAAATGGTGGGGAGTAATAAGGagattagtttgagtagcatatAGTGTAAGGAACATAAAAAAGCAATGAAAATCGAAAATCAATAACGTAAGAGATGTTAAAGTAGATGAAATAATAACCTCCGGTAAATTTTCATGGATCACATTAGAGGTTAGCAATTTACAATCTCCTGCTGTGATCGGATAATATATAAACTTCCAATTAATAACAACACACGGATCTTGGTGCAATCTTTGATGATAAAACAATTTTACAAGGGGACCCATTACCTATTCACTTGTTCTGACTTCTAACAGTCTACTCTGAAAGCTGAAACCTGCTTGCTTCAACTGCATTCACATGTTTCCCTGTTGAATGTTTTGTCGAATGTATTAAGTACTCCCTTTTTTTTCATAAACCTGTACACTGAACTTGCAACCACCATGCCCATTGCCATGAAAATCTTTGCATGTCTTTCCTCCAATCTCATTGTTTCCTTCTGCATGGAAGGAAACAAACATGTCCACGCGTGGCACCCGGTCCAATCGAATATTGACAATATGCACTCCAATGGACGTTtggtttaaaaaagaaaaatctgaaTAGCCCAACCAGGAATAAAAAGATCTCAATTATACGCTCGGGAGAAATAGAACCAGATACCCTGGCAAAATAATCTTTCTGCAAACAGTCATACACCATTTTCAGGCTGCTCAAACTTTGTAACAAATTGGACTAGCAAGCTTGAAATTACGCTTTCCTAAACATGGTCCTTGTAGGGCATCCATTTGGCTGCTAATCACACTCGCAATCCGGAATCCCTGATCCCGCAACTGCATTCTTATATGAGAGATGTATTCCCAGTTCTCCTTTAGAAGTTCATCATCAGACCTGCAAGGCAATGATCCAAAGCGATTGATTAAATGGAAAAAACAACAGGAACTACAAGAAACTTCTAAAACAAGAAACATAGTCAAATCTGACATCTTGCTATAGCTTTAGGAACTCCAGGTTTTGTTGTGCTAAAATGATTGTAATTAGGCCGCTCTTACCACTCATATATTTCCAATATGGTGGTTGTTATTAATGCAAGTTCTTTTTTAGAGAAACATCATGGTAAACtgggaggaaaaaaaaggaaaagaaaaaaagcaagaaaaacTGAGCATACGGCCACCATGGCAGGGACCTTGTCTAGATCCCCCTGGTCCTCAAGGTTGTTTGTGCTGTACATAGTAAATAACAAATGGCTTTCTCTACGCCATATATGACAGCTATATCAGTAGTGCCTCATAGATCTGTCATTGCAATAAAGCTGGTTAAAGACAGCAAAATAATTTGCTCAAGAAAAAGGGCAGCAAAACTGTGgatcaaaaaaatttataactCTTTCCTACAAACTAATAAAGCTATAAATATAGAATTTTAAAGAATTTTAGAAGAATTCATATTGGCGATCATTTGCATTCAACAATAATCTTCTGCTGcgcaaagaaaaatatgaaaaatcttTATGAGAGTACTGCTATGAAATGCAATATGATGCAATCATAAAGGCATTAAACTCCAAGATTTTAGTAAGGTTATCATTGATCACCATTTTATAATTGGTGACCATTATATCATACTGCCTTTCTAATGTGCAGATACATTTTCTTAGGTTTGTGAGAATCCTTTAGCAGAGTATTTAACTTCAGGTATCAAAAGAAAATAAGCAGATACCTCATGATCAATGAAGACCACTCTCCATAACCAGCAGAGGTGAGGCTTGCCATGGTGGCATTCTTATTTCTCATAGGCCTTCTTGTAAAGAAACTCACAGACCAGCCACCAGCTTGGAGTTTTATGAGCAATCTAGAAACAATCATGTGGGCCAAATGTCTCATGTTTTCAACCTGGTTAGTCCTAATATAAAAAGTTCATGCATGAGAAAAAGCTAGAACAGTACCAGATCAAAAGCTGAAAAATTGCTAGTGTACATTTACAAGATGTATGATAGCTTACCAATGTAGAGCAGAACTTCCGTTGTAGGCAATTTCTGATAAGAATATGTCATCTGCATCCATCAATATTACATCTAGACCATCATCACTGGGAGTCATGGTATTGAAATAGCTCTCTGCCACCTGAACTGTCAAATTTAACTCTCGCAAGAATCGACCTTTATTAATATATTGGCGAGCATGCTGCTGGCAAATTGTGGGAAattcatcttcttccaagtTATTAAGCTCAGCATGGAAAGCAAAAATATTGCAATAGTCATCCCGATCACTTGTTCTAACTTGCTTAAAGACTCCAGAGTGGCTACTTTGACAGGATTCTAACATAACAGTCAGAGATATCAGCAAAGTGAGCAGTAGAACTCCAATGGTCACAAGTGCAGCAATAAAGATGGCTGCAGCAAAAGATGACATGTAGATACCAGACTCCACAATGTAGCGGCTTCCCATTTCTGTACAGAAATTTAAGATTGAAAATGGCAAGGATTATTGGTACTTGCTAGCTAATGTTTGATAAAAGACATTCTGATAAATGATTCAGAAAACCTAAACTTGCATCCAAATATTTCTATATATTTACTACTCTTTTAGGATTGAAACTATGACTTCCACCTGTTAGTAAAAGGCCAAGTAAAAAGTAGAGTAAATCATGTGTAAACTCGCACATGCTCATGTCTTTGATGGTGTCTCAGAAGGAGTTCCAGTCTAAGTAATTCGATCACAAATCAAGCCCTCATGCCCTGATGGCTGTGAAAATGGGCTGGTGGGAAGACTGATGAAAATCATCATGAGAATTCGCAAGCAAGGAGATAAGGACATGATGACTAAGATAGATTAGCAGAAACACATGTGATGTTAAACCCAGTCAGCttggacatatcttggatgacCTTTGTCACTGATGTAATTGATGAAGTCTGGACATGGTCCAATGCGGAAGATTTTACTATTCAAAATCACCACCCTTTAATGCATAAAAAGGAATCTATATAGTGTAGATGATTTGTAGCACTTGATTCCTCATAGAATCCAAGATCTATTAATGTTTAGACCATTAGCGTGCacacttaatttttttataactgaaaagtTTCTTTGTCAGAAAGAAGACCAGAAACTGATCCACGCTGCAGACATGCAAGGTATGGAAGAGCACAAGAGAAAAGGCTAAAAATGCTTATTCTTCTAGCTCCAAAAAATCTTACTTCTGATCCTCTTTGGACTATTGATAAGAGATATTCTATGTTAGCTATCTTGTGTTCCTAATCTAGATTAAATTCTTTCCAAATCTATTGACCTATATTGTCTATTTCTCTAGGAATTTGGTGTGGGAACAAGAGCGAAATTCAATAGTTAAGTTCAATGTTGTATTTAAAAAATGGCACAGAGAATAGGAGCCAGGCAGAGGGAATGAACTGCCCATACAGGAGATCTGAACCATATATCAGCAATTTTTGCTTCCAATGTCCATATCAGGCTAGTTGTTTATGATTCTCCACAATAAGTCCTTTTAGGAAAAGCCTATTAGAATTACTAGCAGAGACCACTGCATAATAAGATGTTTACGGGCTCGGGAGTATGTGTAACATGAATATTCACTATCAGAACTTCCCAGATAAGATGGAAACTATACATGTACATTCATTGGTAAACTATGTCTACCTTATCAAACCACCTGAAAATAGCACCCCAGCTCTAGAATTCAGTTTATCCTTCATATAGCATGAAGCTAGCGAAAAGGTCTACAAATGTATAACTAAAGAGAATCTTTACTTTGCATAGAAACATAGGCTTGCCCACAAGAAGTCATATCAGCACAATCATggcaaaaagcaagaaagcataAGGCTGAGCAACAGTCTCGTACCAGAATGTCTTCCACTCAAAAGACTATGGCTTGAGTCCCCTGACTCCATTTGGTCAGCAAAAGCAGGCACGGAACCAACCGATGTCAGAGCAAAATAAATAAGCATTCAACTCTTTGGACAGAGCTGAAGTATCTCCGTGGGAAATCACCTCTTTATTCCGCTTCTCTACCTGTATAATCATGAAATATAATCTTTGGTTTAGATTGTGGATGCAATAATATATAACACGAACCATGACAAGTCAGTCACAGAGATTTCACTATGGAGTTAATAGGGTTCTGAAAAAGGTATAACTCATGGATTTCAAGAGTAGGAACATCAAGTCACAGATGTAAGCAGAAGTTTTTGAATGGAAAATGGACTTCCTGAAGAaccaataagaaaaataacactatcacTCTTTTATGTTTCTTTGatgtaattatatatatatatatatatatatatatatatatatatatatatatatatatatatatatattatactaaGGGAGGCAAAAGTCGACCaagattttattaaaaaaaattagtaattaTAGAGAGGATGAGTTATAGAAATTAGAGAGTCCGTCATATCAGAACTGTAGGTGTCAGTTGTAACCAAACAAATTCatgagaaagtaaagaagatagCAAAGTagtaattatatttttcttGAAGTCATAAGAAAGATTGCGTGGAACTCAAAAAAAGTATAGAAACAACGGAAAGGAAATTGCAGAAATCTTGattcttttttcaaaatttccTCCCATATTTCATCCCATCCATTATTCTAAAAGCATTATCAACAGAAAACATAGATTTAAAAGGAAATTGGTAATCCATCTAGACATGGTAAAAGAAAAACCCTAAAAATCCTAAGGAAATCAATAGAGTCATTGCTCGAAAACGTTTGCAGAGGGTGAGATGTGGGATTACGGAAATGATACCTGAGAGCAAGATCGAAGAGGCTATGAGCCCTGACGGACCACATCGAAGGCGGATGACCGGAGGAAACAAGAGCCCGTGAACAGAAACCTCTGCATCCTTCCATCGGTGCTAGAATTGTCCtccccttccccttccccttccccttcccTTATTGATATACTTTTGGTAATATTTTTTCCGTGTGGATTTAGGCTGCAATAATTGCAGTTACTAATATCTTTCCTTCGCTTTCGTTTGGCCTATTATAATTATGAAGTTCGTTGTCGAGATTTCGATATCACCCTCCATGCccggaggggaagagagagaaggggccgATATTTTTAATGTGGGTGCTGAAATCGCCCATCGTGATAACGCGAGTACATCCACGGGCCGGCATGGGCGTCGGCAGGAAATTTCCAATTTAATTCTCGACCGTATGACGGCCCGGTTGATCTGGTTTTCCCCTCCGCGTGTGATGGCATCGAATGCATGCGTGGTGAGGTAGAGGTTAGGCACTTAGGCCTGCACCACGTGATTGGTGGAATAATTTGGAGGGCGGTCGAGAGATTGCATAATAAGTAGATGTCAGATCACGAAAAAGTTATTGGTTAGATCGCAAACatacataaaaataattaatttctaataAAAATGATTTATCAGTTCAACGGTGAATCTGATCTCACAAAAAAATTTTATGGCTCCATAAATTAcacctaaaaaaatatattctattACATGTATTActgtaaattttatttatcataTATTCATTTTGGTGATTAGTATACAGAAATAGGCTTCGGCGGTGCACCGATAATTATTTTCACGAGCAAGCAAAAAAAGCAGCTTCATGGGAAGATCATGATGGTGAGTTTACGGCTCTTTTGGTTGAATAATTGGAGGGCCGTCCACAGATTGCATAATAAGTAGAAATTATTGGTTAGATCACAAACATACTTAAATATGGTTAATTTCTGATGAGACTGGTTTATCAGTT
The Phoenix dactylifera cultivar Barhee BC4 chromosome 3, palm_55x_up_171113_PBpolish2nd_filt_p, whole genome shotgun sequence DNA segment above includes these coding regions:
- the LOC103704073 gene encoding steroid 5-alpha-reductase DET2; this encodes MAIFNQSTKSRTRSRHPMDGRRRGSTCEDSRPSSAILKAIRVPKPSSLFSGGQGEEEVERRMESSLSDETLFGTALVTLYVMCPLTVLSLRFLAAPYGRHARSGWGPALPAALAWALMESPTLWLTLLLLPRGRHRSHPLALTILALYLLHYIHRTVVYPLRLSIKSKSKSGFPLVIALVAFSFNLLNAYLQARSASHYAEYPAASSAFAFGLWVWLRVLVGMGIFFWGMSVNIRSDLALLRLKAEGGGYRIPRGGWFEWVSCPNYMGEAAEWLGWAVVACSPAALAFFLYTCSNLVPRARAHHQWYLEKFGEDYPRSRKAVVPFVY
- the LOC103704072 gene encoding uncharacterized protein At2g39920 produces the protein MLIYFALTSVGSVPAFADQMESGDSSHSLLSGRHSEMGSRYIVESGIYMSSFAAAIFIAALVTIGVLLLTLLISLTVMLESCQSSHSGVFKQVRTSDRDDYCNIFAFHAELNNLEEDEFPTICQQHARQYINKGRFLRELNLTVQVAESYFNTMTPSDDGLDVILMDADDIFLSEIAYNGSSALHWTNQVENMRHLAHMIVSRLLIKLQAGGWSVSFFTRRPMRNKNATMASLTSAGYGEWSSLIMRSDDELLKENWEYISHIRMQLRDQGFRIASVISSQMDALQGPCLGKRNFKLASPICYKV